The Virgibacillus phasianinus genome includes a window with the following:
- the ytxJ gene encoding bacillithiol system redox-active protein YtxJ, giving the protein MAELKELQTTEELEQMWQGSSKKPIILFKHSTTCPISAGAISQYQTFIESSEADVDCFLVKVIEDRNVSNQIETMANVKHESPQIFLVSNKEVVWHTSHSKITADSIREGLKKIM; this is encoded by the coding sequence ATGGCTGAATTAAAAGAACTACAAACAACAGAGGAATTGGAACAAATGTGGCAAGGCTCATCAAAAAAGCCAATCATCCTGTTCAAGCATAGTACAACATGTCCAATTAGTGCAGGAGCGATTAGCCAATACCAGACTTTTATAGAAAGCTCCGAGGCGGATGTTGATTGTTTTTTGGTAAAGGTTATTGAGGACAGGAATGTGTCAAATCAGATAGAAACAATGGCAAATGTAAAACATGAATCACCACAAATTTTTCTGGTATCAAATAAAGAGGTAGTCTGGCATACTTCTCATTCAAAAATAACAGCTGACAGTATTAGAGAAGGCTTAAAAAAGATAATGTGA
- a CDS encoding MerR family transcriptional regulator has protein sequence MKVKEVADLVGISVRTLHHYDEIGLLTPEDTTESGYRLYSQRNLSTLQQIFFFKELGFPLKKIKEIMESPGFNRNEALEVQRNMLLEKRKRMDAMITMIDKTIQDSKRELVMSEKEKFAGFDFSNNPYEQEARERWGDKAIDESNARINNMSKDEQKLLGKEFDAIYNKLAKLRNQSPESAEAQAAIEEWFVYLNKMGDYSLDVFKGLGQMYVDDERFTKNIDKYGAGLAEFMRDAMAVYADNKK, from the coding sequence TTGAAAGTCAAAGAGGTTGCTGATTTAGTTGGAATTAGTGTGCGCACACTGCATCATTATGATGAAATAGGTTTATTAACTCCTGAGGATACAACTGAATCGGGTTATCGATTATATTCACAACGTAATCTATCCACCTTACAACAAATATTTTTTTTTAAAGAACTTGGCTTCCCTTTGAAAAAAATCAAGGAAATCATGGAAAGTCCCGGCTTTAATCGGAACGAAGCACTAGAGGTGCAGCGAAATATGCTTCTAGAAAAGCGAAAGAGAATGGATGCCATGATCACGATGATTGATAAAACTATTCAAGATTCGAAAAGAGAACTAGTTATGAGTGAAAAAGAAAAGTTTGCCGGTTTTGATTTCAGCAATAACCCTTATGAACAAGAGGCTCGTGAACGGTGGGGTGACAAAGCAATCGATGAGTCGAATGCCAGAATCAATAATATGTCAAAGGATGAACAAAAATTGCTTGGTAAAGAATTTGATGCGATTTATAATAAGCTGGCAAAGCTGCGTAATCAATCACCTGAATCGGCAGAGGCACAGGCAGCTATAGAAGAATGGTTTGTTTATTTAAATAAAATGGGGGATTATTCCCTTGATGTCTTCAAGGGACTTGGTCAAATGTATGTGGATGATGAACGTTTCACCAAAAATATCGATAAATATGGTGCGGGGTTAGCCGAATTTATGCGCGATGCAATGGCCGTATATGCAGACAATAAAAAGTAG
- a CDS encoding STAS domain-containing protein, which translates to MSVNRESLVNEIKLVGTKLNEQKYDIARELADNQDNDSEQALEIRADIVQIIADSFSHDNESVLNRITNWGRMTGEQAIAYGVDLDESLKSISSVRQIMWRKVEEIVKTNNLSIEAVFEITRQFDPLLDQAVYAYSTAYVKSYKEILGEAQEKFLTLSAPVVPILDGFAVLPIIGGIDTIRADVLLDTAMRESAKQELSHLFIDLSGVAVVDTMVAHYIFKIIQSLELVGVKAVLAGIRPEVAQTMVTLGINFSEVKTYSTMQQALSKHIVSENIIK; encoded by the coding sequence ATGTCGGTGAATAGGGAATCGCTTGTAAATGAAATAAAGTTGGTTGGAACTAAACTTAATGAACAGAAGTATGATATTGCCCGTGAACTTGCCGATAATCAGGATAATGATTCAGAACAGGCACTTGAGATTCGTGCGGACATTGTTCAAATTATTGCTGATTCATTTTCACATGATAATGAAAGTGTGCTAAATCGAATTACAAATTGGGGCCGGATGACCGGAGAACAAGCGATTGCATATGGTGTTGATTTAGACGAATCACTAAAAAGCATCTCAAGTGTGCGACAGATAATGTGGCGGAAGGTAGAAGAAATCGTAAAAACAAATAACTTGTCAATCGAGGCTGTTTTTGAAATAACCCGACAATTCGACCCGTTATTGGACCAAGCCGTATATGCTTACAGTACGGCCTATGTTAAATCGTACAAAGAAATTTTGGGTGAAGCACAGGAAAAGTTTCTAACCCTATCAGCCCCTGTAGTACCAATCCTTGATGGATTTGCCGTTTTACCAATAATTGGTGGTATTGATACAATTCGTGCTGATGTTTTATTAGATACAGCGATGCGTGAATCCGCCAAACAGGAATTATCCCATTTATTTATTGATCTCTCAGGTGTTGCTGTTGTGGACACGATGGTAGCACATTATATCTTTAAGATTATACAATCATTGGAGTTGGTCGGGGTAAAGGCTGTTCTTGCCGGCATTCGTCCGGAGGTTGCGCAAACCATGGTAACATTAGGAATTAACTTTTCGGAAGTAAAGACTTACAGTACAATGCAACAAGCATTATCTAAACATATTGTTTCAGAAAACATCATTAAATAA
- a CDS encoding BCCT family transporter, giving the protein MLDNKKVKLDFTVFLVSGGVLILFIVLSFFNSTMVDDAITKLFGISADLFGAYWQLLLLGNFIIGLFLAFSKYGKVRLGNQAEPKYSYYKWVAMILCTLLASGGIFWAAAGPLYHYMDTPPLFGGGSGNIPAAFAQSFMHWGFLAWAILGTLATIVVMYVHYGKGYPLRPRAILYPIFGEKIYKKSILGSVADIVSIIATVAGTLGPLGFIGLQISYGLNYLFDVPNTVTVSIIVVIVLVGIAAVSAATGVDKGILMLSRINIGMTIVLGVILLVVGPTLFIIDAFVSGTGFRLQHFFTMSLYRGDKEWLGSWLVFFWGWFIGYAPMLIIFISRISRGRTIKDLIIAVSIVAPLVSNFWFSIVGGTGVFFETKNPGSVSTALSEAGMPAAVMAITDQLPFGVIMAVAFLLVSVAFVATTADTMSYTVAATLSGNDHPQRWLRVFWAVIFGLTTVVILTIGENSIASIQNSIVITAVPVSILLLPPLWLAPRIAKEMALEQGIVWDRKHIKPQPKE; this is encoded by the coding sequence GTGCTAGACAACAAAAAGGTTAAATTGGACTTTACAGTATTTCTTGTAAGTGGAGGTGTTTTAATATTATTTATTGTACTATCGTTCTTCAATAGTACGATGGTTGATGATGCGATTACAAAGTTATTTGGTATATCCGCTGATTTATTTGGTGCATATTGGCAGCTGTTATTACTTGGGAACTTTATCATTGGCTTGTTTTTGGCCTTTTCGAAATACGGAAAGGTCCGGCTTGGTAACCAGGCAGAACCCAAATATAGTTATTATAAATGGGTCGCTATGATACTTTGTACATTACTTGCAAGTGGCGGTATATTCTGGGCAGCAGCTGGACCATTGTACCATTACATGGATACTCCGCCATTATTCGGTGGTGGATCAGGTAATATCCCGGCAGCCTTCGCTCAATCATTTATGCACTGGGGATTCTTGGCATGGGCAATTTTGGGAACCCTTGCTACGATTGTTGTCATGTATGTTCATTATGGTAAAGGGTATCCTTTGCGTCCCAGAGCAATCCTGTATCCCATTTTTGGTGAGAAAATATATAAAAAGAGTATTCTTGGTTCCGTGGCTGATATTGTCTCTATTATCGCTACTGTTGCTGGAACACTTGGGCCATTAGGATTCATTGGATTACAAATATCGTATGGTCTTAATTATCTGTTTGATGTTCCAAATACTGTAACAGTCAGTATTATTGTAGTCATCGTCTTAGTGGGAATTGCTGCAGTATCCGCTGCAACAGGAGTGGACAAAGGTATTTTGATGCTAAGTCGCATCAATATTGGCATGACGATTGTCTTAGGGGTTATTCTGCTTGTCGTAGGCCCCACCTTGTTTATTATTGATGCATTTGTGAGCGGCACGGGTTTCCGTTTACAGCACTTTTTTACGATGAGTTTATATCGGGGAGATAAGGAATGGCTTGGGTCATGGCTCGTCTTCTTCTGGGGATGGTTTATTGGCTATGCTCCAATGCTGATTATTTTTATATCCCGAATTTCCCGCGGGCGAACTATTAAAGATTTGATTATTGCTGTATCGATCGTAGCACCTTTAGTTAGTAATTTCTGGTTCTCGATTGTAGGTGGAACAGGTGTATTTTTCGAAACAAAGAATCCAGGCTCTGTTTCAACTGCTTTAAGCGAGGCGGGAATGCCCGCTGCAGTGATGGCAATTACTGATCAGCTTCCATTTGGAGTGATTATGGCGGTAGCATTTCTTCTAGTATCAGTCGCATTTGTTGCAACGACAGCGGATACTATGTCTTACACAGTCGCGGCAACATTGAGCGGCAATGACCATCCACAGCGATGGCTTCGGGTTTTCTGGGCGGTTATCTTTGGACTAACGACGGTAGTGATTCTTACAATAGGTGAGAACAGCATTGCCTCCATTCAAAATTCGATTGTTATCACAGCGGTTCCAGTATCGATACTGTTACTGCCCCCATTGTGGTTAGCACCGAGGATAGCCAAAGAGATGGCATTGGAGCAAGGGATTGTATGGGATAGAAAACATATAAAACCGCAACCGAAAGAATAA
- a CDS encoding GNAT family N-acetyltransferase → MQNKDSEQVLAIFQEGIDTGNATFEKETPTWAKWDHEHITSCRLVARVDDQVIGWAALSPTSSREAYTGVAEVSIYLRINRAGGGVGSKLLHAIIEESELNGFWTLKSGIFPENKASIALHKKYGFRVLGTQERIGMMNGVWRDVVQMERRSEVVGV, encoded by the coding sequence ATGCAAAACAAAGACTCAGAACAAGTACTGGCAATTTTTCAAGAAGGAATAGATACGGGAAATGCCACATTTGAAAAGGAGACACCTACGTGGGCAAAGTGGGATCATGAACATATTACATCATGCCGATTAGTTGCTCGGGTTGACGATCAGGTGATAGGTTGGGCTGCGTTAAGCCCAACCTCTTCGCGTGAGGCTTATACTGGTGTTGCTGAGGTAAGCATTTATTTACGAATCAATCGTGCTGGAGGGGGTGTAGGCAGTAAACTTTTACACGCTATCATTGAAGAAAGCGAACTTAATGGATTTTGGACATTAAAATCCGGAATTTTTCCAGAAAATAAAGCTAGCATCGCATTACATAAAAAGTATGGATTCCGTGTATTGGGAACCCAAGAACGCATTGGTATGATGAATGGTGTATGGCGGGACGTTGTACAGATGGAGCGGCGGAGTGAGGTTGTTGGGGTATAG
- a CDS encoding ASCH domain-containing protein, whose translation MTDQNHNSELPPKTCSIEKLVTVPQDVEKVINGQKTATRRNGRYADVGEIMELENHQFVVEKVYVQTLGEITDKDANKEGYPNLEAYKNSILSKHPGMPWAKDMEVWVHEFGPVK comes from the coding sequence ATGACAGATCAAAACCATAATAGCGAATTACCTCCAAAAACATGTTCTATTGAAAAGCTTGTTACGGTTCCGCAAGATGTTGAAAAGGTTATAAATGGCCAAAAGACAGCCACTCGCCGAAACGGCAGGTATGCCGATGTTGGAGAAATTATGGAACTCGAAAACCATCAGTTTGTTGTGGAAAAAGTATATGTCCAAACACTTGGGGAAATAACCGATAAAGATGCAAATAAAGAAGGATATCCAAATCTGGAAGCATATAAAAACTCCATTCTTTCTAAACACCCCGGGATGCCGTGGGCAAAAGATATGGAAGTGTGGGTACACGAATTCGGCCCAGTGAAATAA
- a CDS encoding squalene/phytoene synthase family protein — MRNGTKLQKDAMHILKLTSRTFYVPITLLKPTLKETVASAYLCMRAIDEIEDHESLDAKTKQYLLQSTSDLLKNEFDNHAYQDLVTPYKDKLPEVSLRLGDWITFCPDGITKKITDSTSEMAAGMAKWVEQDWRIESKEDLDDYTYYVAGLVGVMLSDIWEWYDGTKTDRNLAIAYGRGLQTVNILRNQEEDQERGVSFIPNDWSRDDLFVYSRQNLNLADEYIKDIKTRNILLFCRIPLALAKRTLKALKSGREKISRNEVETIVDEIKNQ; from the coding sequence TTGAGAAATGGAACAAAATTGCAAAAAGATGCGATGCACATATTAAAGCTTACAAGCAGAACATTTTACGTGCCAATTACTCTTTTAAAGCCAACATTAAAAGAGACAGTTGCTTCTGCGTATTTGTGTATGCGGGCAATTGATGAAATAGAAGACCATGAATCGCTCGACGCAAAAACGAAACAGTATTTACTGCAATCGACTAGTGATCTTTTAAAAAATGAATTTGACAATCATGCATATCAAGATCTGGTTACTCCGTATAAAGATAAGCTTCCCGAAGTATCGTTACGACTTGGTGACTGGATTACTTTCTGCCCAGATGGAATCACGAAAAAAATAACTGATTCAACAAGTGAAATGGCAGCAGGAATGGCCAAATGGGTCGAACAGGACTGGCGCATAGAAAGTAAGGAAGATTTGGATGATTATACATATTACGTGGCTGGTTTAGTCGGTGTTATGCTTTCTGATATATGGGAATGGTATGATGGAACAAAGACTGACCGGAACCTGGCTATTGCGTACGGAAGGGGCCTTCAAACTGTCAATATCCTGCGCAATCAGGAAGAGGACCAGGAGCGTGGCGTAAGTTTTATTCCGAATGACTGGAGCCGTGACGATTTATTTGTGTATAGCCGACAGAACTTAAATTTGGCGGACGAATATATAAAAGACATCAAAACGCGAAACATCCTTCTATTCTGCAGAATTCCTTTGGCGTTAGCAAAACGTACACTTAAAGCATTAAAAAGCGGCCGGGAAAAAATCTCACGGAATGAAGTGGAAACCATTGTTGATGAAATTAAAAACCAATAG
- a CDS encoding haloacid dehalogenase type II has product MKINIKAFVFDVYGTLFDVHSVVAKCNQLFPGKGDQISRTWRKKQLEYANLREIMGNYETFFSITKDALRYAVTNHDEELNATSEDTLLKAYFQLTVYDEIEGVLQKLKNKQLAVFSNGSLDMLDPLIEQSNLQNRFHHVISVDEVKTFKPSPRSYDYAAKKLGVKPEEVLFMSSNGWDICGAKNYGFHTAWINRQHLPMEGLNLYPDKVYSNLTGILEWNN; this is encoded by the coding sequence ATGAAAATAAACATAAAAGCATTTGTATTCGACGTCTATGGAACACTGTTTGATGTTCATTCTGTGGTGGCAAAGTGTAACCAGCTTTTCCCCGGTAAAGGTGACCAAATTAGTCGCACTTGGCGTAAAAAGCAGCTTGAATACGCTAATTTGCGGGAAATTATGGGAAATTATGAAACGTTTTTCTCGATCACTAAGGATGCGCTCCGCTATGCAGTTACAAATCATGATGAGGAACTGAATGCTACTTCTGAAGATACATTATTAAAAGCATACTTTCAACTTACGGTTTATGATGAAATCGAGGGTGTACTGCAAAAACTAAAAAACAAACAACTGGCGGTCTTTTCAAATGGATCGCTTGACATGCTTGATCCATTAATTGAGCAATCAAATCTGCAAAATAGGTTCCATCATGTTATTAGTGTTGATGAGGTAAAAACCTTTAAACCCTCCCCCCGTTCCTATGATTATGCTGCAAAAAAATTAGGTGTTAAGCCAGAAGAAGTTTTATTTATGTCTTCGAATGGCTGGGATATTTGCGGTGCTAAGAATTATGGGTTTCACACCGCATGGATCAACCGCCAACATTTGCCGATGGAGGGGCTGAATCTGTATCCTGACAAGGTATACAGCAATTTAACAGGCATTTTGGAATGGAATAATTAA